ACAAGGCGCCTGTTTCAATTGTTAATGCCGCAATTAATATACCAATGACCATCGGAATTTCTGCTTCAATCATGAAGTGTTTTGTCCGTAGCTTGACTTTATTCCACATCGTATGTGAGTCAGGCACAAGCAGGTTAGGTACCTCGATAAGTACAGGATCGAGCGTTCCCTTCAACAATTGATTAAGGATCGAACCGCTTATAAACATAATAATAAATGACACTAGAAAAACAGCTAACAATAAAAGAAATGAGTGGTCCCCTAACAGCGCAATAAATGCCCCTGTCTGAGCTATACAAGGAACAGCCAGACTTACCAAGGAAGACATAATAAGTCGTTCTTTTAAGCTTGTTGCTGTTCTTGTACCGACAATAGCAGGTACGGCACAACCATACCCCATCGATATAGGAATAATACTATGTCCCTGAAGGCCAAAACGTCGAAGTAATCCGTCGATCAAAATACCTAAGCGTGGTAAATACCCGCTGTCTTCTAAAAAAGAGAGGACAATATAAAATAAAAAAACATACGGTAAAATTAATGTTAAAGGCCATTCCACACCTTTAATCAGTACGCCAAATTCCCCTACTAGTACTGAATGGATAACGGTATCTTGATTAACCAATAACGATACGAGCCAATCAACGAATGGAATATAATAGTTATTTAATAAAGGCAAAAAAATAACACTTCTTACAGCCTTACCTACGCCTACTACAAACACCATAGCAAGAAGAACAATCATGATTGCTAAAGGAATTCCTGTGTGAGGCTGGATCGTCCACTTTTCCAACAAATCAAGCCTCGTTGATCGATAATCTTTGATCGACTGTACATTGCTCACAATGCTTGCAGGTGTTAAATTAGGATCAAAATCACCATCTATTGAAGGTCCTTTGCGTAACGTACGATTAATTTCTGTCATCAACCGCGTAAACCCGCTTCTCCTAACAGCTACAGTCGGTATAACTGGAGCTCCTAACAGTCTTTCTAATAATTTGACTTCTATGTGAATCCCCTTACGTTCAGCAACATCCATCATATTCAGCATAAAAATAACAGGTATTTTTTGTTGCTTTAACATTAAAGCTAATTGTAAATTGCGTTCAAGGTTTGTAGCATCAAGCACGTATAAAATGAGATCTGCCCCGTCATTTAGTATGTTGACGGCTGCCTTTTCTGCTTCAGATAAAGCTGTTAATGAATAAATACCAGGCACATCTATAAGAACAGTCGATTCTTTCAGATGAATCAAATTTCCCTCCATAGCAGAGACAGTCGTCCCTGAATAATTAGCTGTCATCACTCTTTTTTTCGTCAAAGTAGAAAAGATTACACTCTTCCCGACATTCGGATTCCCCATTAACAGTACTCTTTTACGAGAAGATGAGTGATTAGTTATATGATGTTCAGAATGACAGCTCACGTAGCCCCACCTCTTCCACAATGATTTGTGATGCCACGTGAAAGTCGATCGCTATCTCACGTTTCCCAGCTAGCTTTATAACGACCGGTCCTCTCCAGCAATTTTTAACCACGACAGTCAGCTCTGTCCCTATATGAACACCAAGACACGCCAACATCGGTAAGTCAGGAATACTTACTATTTTGCATTTTACCGATGGATTAACGGTGCATAAGTTTTCTTTAACCACCCTTTTTCCTCCCATTTCAAACAATGATTTTTGAATTCAGTTTAATTGAGAATGAGAATCATTTGTCGAAAATGGCCATTTATTCACAAAGAAGACTTAATTTTTGAATTTTTTGTTATTAAACATTATTTATCAATCGGAATACCATGCATTTTGACATGCATCAGTTTAGACGACATGCTGATTGGGTGACAGTTAATATCATGGAGATTTCAACTTTTAAATGTGAATGTCTATTGTTAATAAAAAACAGACAGCTGACACAACGTGTCCTTGTCATAGTGACGTAACCGCGTCCTACTCTGTTCAATTTCATTCCTTTAAAGAGTAACGTCATCTGGAAAATGGCTCCAGTCATATTTTTTTAAAGTAAGGTGTAAAATACTGAGCGACAGATAACGAGGAGGTTACGATGGAGACACAGCGTGTAAAAGAAATTATCGAAGCACCTACCATGATTAATGTAAGTTTTAAAGGCGTTCCGGTCTACATTGAATCACTTGATGACAGTAGCCGCACAGCCGTCGTCTTTCCGCTAGATGAAATGGATCACCTGCAAGAAGTGGATATTGACGGCCTTGTTGAAGAAGGGCCTTAATATAAGCATTTAAAAAGGACGGAGGTAAACATATGGACAAACAAAGGGCAGAGGAAATTGCTCACTCTCCAGACATGAAGCATGTGACTTACAATGACACCCCCATATATATTCAGCATGTTGATGACGTGACTAATACAGCTCGCATTTTCTCACTTACTCAACCAGAAAATGAATTCGATGTGCCTGTCACTAGCTTGATCGAAGAAAATTCAACTAGCTAAAGAACAGACAAATGGCACCGATCAGTTACATTTAATGATCGGTGCCATTTGATAAATCATAATTAAGAAGTGTTCGTACCGTTTCCTTGTTAGCAATGTCATTAC
The genomic region above belongs to Bacillus sp. A301a_S52 and contains:
- a CDS encoding ferrous iron transport protein A translates to MVKENLCTVNPSVKCKIVSIPDLPMLACLGVHIGTELTVVVKNCWRGPVVIKLAGKREIAIDFHVASQIIVEEVGLRELSF
- a CDS encoding H-type small acid-soluble spore protein gives rise to the protein METQRVKEIIEAPTMINVSFKGVPVYIESLDDSSRTAVVFPLDEMDHLQEVDIDGLVEEGP
- a CDS encoding H-type small acid-soluble spore protein, encoding MDKQRAEEIAHSPDMKHVTYNDTPIYIQHVDDVTNTARIFSLTQPENEFDVPVTSLIEENSTS
- a CDS encoding ferrous iron transporter B, with amino-acid sequence MGNPNVGKSVIFSTLTKKRVMTANYSGTTVSAMEGNLIHLKESTVLIDVPGIYSLTALSEAEKAAVNILNDGADLILYVLDATNLERNLQLALMLKQQKIPVIFMLNMMDVAERKGIHIEVKLLERLLGAPVIPTVAVRRSGFTRLMTEINRTLRKGPSIDGDFDPNLTPASIVSNVQSIKDYRSTRLDLLEKWTIQPHTGIPLAIMIVLLAMVFVVGVGKAVRSVIFLPLLNNYYIPFVDWLVSLLVNQDTVIHSVLVGEFGVLIKGVEWPLTLILPYVFLFYIVLSFLEDSGYLPRLGILIDGLLRRFGLQGHSIIPISMGYGCAVPAIVGTRTATSLKERLIMSSLVSLAVPCIAQTGAFIALLGDHSFLLLLAVFLVSFIIMFISGSILNQLLKGTLDPVLIEVPNLLVPDSHTMWNKVKLRTKHFMIEAEIPMVIGILIAALTIETGALSYVSFLIEPLVVNWLGLPAEASVALILGVVRRELAVLPLLGMGLTLGQMFVGAVVALLYIPCMSVFFVLVKEFKLKWALSISGATILLAFLVGGMMNFLITAAEWFLAGGGY